A genomic stretch from Thermincola ferriacetica includes:
- a CDS encoding MerR family transcriptional regulator: MTIAEVSEKFGISQDTLRYYERIGLIPRVNRNKSGIRDYTEEDCKWVEFIICMRNAGLPIEVLIEYVELFQQGDATIEARKELLIEQRKLLIARMEDMQKTLERLNYKIAVYEQVVVEKEKELKRSEN, encoded by the coding sequence ATGACGATTGCAGAAGTAAGTGAAAAATTTGGTATTTCACAGGATACACTCCGCTATTATGAACGCATCGGACTAATTCCACGTGTGAACCGCAATAAAAGCGGAATCAGGGATTATACTGAAGAAGACTGTAAGTGGGTCGAGTTTATCATATGTATGCGGAATGCAGGTCTTCCAATTGAAGTATTGATTGAGTATGTCGAGCTGTTTCAACAGGGTGATGCGACCATTGAGGCCAGAAAAGAACTCTTAATCGAGCAGCGTAAGCTGTTAATTGCAAGAATGGAAGATATGCAGAAAACACTGGAACGCCTGAATTATAAAATTGCAGTATATGAACAGGTAGTAGTTGAAAAAGAAAAAGAACTAAAGAGATCGGAAAATTAA